In Microvenator marinus, one genomic interval encodes:
- the ftsW gene encoding putative lipid II flippase FtsW: protein MDVLAQITTQTRLKIARMREQPWDLSLLVLVLVLVGFGVVMLYSASAVMAAQKLGDHLYLVKSQLTKIVLGFGLMFLALRVDYRWYQRAIYPILLLMFGMLIAVTIPGIGTVQNGARRWFSVFGMSFQPAEYAKLAIVMYLAYSVSKKGESMGKFSVGFIPHMAVVGAAVALLMMQPDFGSSVILIVMMGVMLFSSGARLAYLVGFAAIGVVGAYFAISSSEYRMKRIMAFLDPFQYRSDIGYQISESLIAIGSGGVSGRGLGSGAGKLGYVPELWNDFIGTIVAEELGLLGIVFLVGLFIAFIWRGLRIAFNAVDPFGKFLAFGITILFGLQGAANLCVVTGLLPTKGLTLPFISFGGSSMIMTLFAVGVLLNISRCAPDKWEEEREERERRKEEERWERKRQRLLKERGQA from the coding sequence ATGGATGTACTCGCCCAGATTACAACTCAGACAAGGCTGAAGATTGCTCGCATGAGGGAGCAGCCTTGGGACCTGAGTTTATTGGTTTTGGTCTTGGTTTTGGTGGGTTTCGGCGTGGTGATGCTTTACTCGGCGAGTGCCGTGATGGCCGCGCAAAAGCTTGGGGACCACCTCTATTTGGTAAAGAGCCAGCTCACGAAAATCGTCCTAGGGTTTGGCCTGATGTTCCTCGCTCTACGAGTGGACTACAGGTGGTACCAGCGCGCGATCTATCCAATTCTGCTTCTCATGTTTGGGATGTTGATTGCCGTGACAATTCCGGGAATCGGCACGGTGCAAAACGGCGCACGGCGTTGGTTCAGCGTGTTTGGAATGAGCTTTCAACCGGCTGAGTACGCGAAGTTGGCGATCGTGATGTACCTGGCTTACTCGGTGAGTAAGAAGGGCGAGTCGATGGGGAAGTTCTCCGTTGGCTTTATTCCCCATATGGCTGTTGTCGGGGCCGCTGTTGCTCTCTTGATGATGCAGCCTGATTTCGGCTCGTCCGTCATCTTGATCGTGATGATGGGTGTGATGCTTTTCTCTAGTGGTGCGCGGCTTGCGTATTTGGTGGGCTTTGCCGCTATAGGAGTTGTGGGAGCTTATTTCGCCATTTCATCGAGTGAATATCGCATGAAGCGCATCATGGCGTTTTTGGACCCCTTTCAGTACCGAAGCGATATCGGCTACCAGATCAGTGAGTCTCTGATTGCGATCGGTTCTGGCGGCGTGAGCGGCCGTGGGCTTGGCTCAGGGGCAGGGAAACTCGGGTATGTCCCCGAACTTTGGAACGACTTCATCGGCACGATTGTGGCTGAGGAACTAGGTCTGTTGGGAATCGTATTCTTGGTCGGACTTTTTATCGCCTTTATCTGGCGAGGATTGAGAATTGCTTTTAATGCCGTGGACCCGTTTGGGAAGTTCCTCGCGTTTGGCATCACAATCCTCTTTGGGCTCCAAGGTGCTGCAAACCTTTGTGTGGTGACGGGGCTCTTGCCCACGAAGGGGCTGACGCTTCCGTTTATTAGTTTCGGCGGAAGCTCCATGATTATGACCCTTTTTGCGGTTGGAGTGCTCTTGAATATCTCTCGTTGTGCTCCCGATAAATGGGAGGAAGAGCGTGAGGAAAGGGAGCGACGCAAAGAAGAAGAGCGGTGGGAACGAAAGCGACAACGACTTCTTAAAGAGCGGGGTCAAGCATGA
- the mraY gene encoding phospho-N-acetylmuramoyl-pentapeptide-transferase, producing MLFELFFYLKDEFGAFNVFRYVSFRVLAAAATGLFVTLFFYPAFIRRLQKQQIGEVIRNDGPESHFSKAGTPTMGGVLILFTVVFSTVLWSDLSNIYVWAILTVTVGFGVIGFVDDFMKVKFRNKKGLSGKIRLLLEFGLVGLMLVSLNWESVFSHGFLEGFSSTTSMYLPFVSTERFSMEIPLWVYFPFAMILVVGTGNSVNLTDGLDGLAIGPVVMAAATFLLLAYGSATILQYDGILEGEKVTFYFDVAQYLMIPRVPGVQELSIFCAAVIGAGVGFLWYNTFPAQIFMGDVGSLSLGGALGTLAVVTKHELLSAIIFGIFLLEAVSVITQTTSFKLTGKRVFKMAPIHHHFEMKGWAEPKIIVRFWIVSFMLCLLALASLKLR from the coding sequence ATGCTTTTTGAGTTATTTTTCTATCTTAAAGACGAGTTTGGCGCCTTCAACGTCTTTAGGTATGTCAGTTTCCGTGTGCTCGCGGCCGCCGCCACCGGACTCTTTGTGACGCTTTTCTTCTATCCCGCTTTTATCCGTCGTTTGCAGAAACAACAGATTGGCGAAGTGATTCGAAACGACGGCCCGGAATCCCATTTTTCCAAAGCCGGCACGCCCACCATGGGCGGAGTGTTGATTCTTTTCACCGTGGTCTTCTCCACGGTTCTCTGGTCGGACCTAAGTAATATCTACGTTTGGGCAATTCTTACGGTGACGGTTGGGTTTGGAGTGATCGGTTTCGTCGATGACTTCATGAAGGTCAAATTCAGAAATAAGAAAGGCCTCTCCGGAAAGATTCGGCTTCTCTTAGAGTTCGGGCTCGTTGGACTGATGCTCGTTTCGCTCAATTGGGAGTCAGTGTTTTCTCACGGGTTTCTTGAGGGATTCTCGTCCACAACCTCGATGTACTTGCCCTTTGTGAGCACCGAGCGCTTCAGCATGGAGATTCCACTCTGGGTCTATTTCCCGTTTGCGATGATTCTGGTCGTTGGGACTGGTAATTCGGTCAACCTTACGGATGGCTTGGATGGGCTTGCAATAGGGCCTGTGGTCATGGCCGCTGCGACCTTCCTGCTTCTGGCTTACGGGTCCGCAACCATTCTTCAGTACGACGGCATTTTGGAGGGCGAAAAAGTCACGTTCTACTTCGATGTGGCACAGTATCTCATGATTCCGAGGGTTCCAGGGGTGCAGGAGCTCTCGATTTTCTGTGCTGCAGTCATTGGCGCAGGTGTCGGGTTCCTTTGGTACAACACCTTTCCGGCTCAGATTTTTATGGGAGACGTAGGGAGTTTGTCGCTAGGAGGTGCTCTCGGAACTTTGGCAGTGGTGACGAAGCATGAATTGCTCTCGGCCATCATCTTCGGAATCTTTTTGCTCGAGGCGGTTTCGGTCATCACCCAGACGACAAGCTTCAAGCTCACAGGTAAACGTGTCTTCAAGATGGCGCCAATCCACCACCACTTCGAAATGAAAGGGTGGGCCGAGCCAAAGATTATCGTGAGATTTTGGATCGTCTCGTTTATGCTCTGTTTGTTGGCGTTGGCTTCGTTGAAGCTTCGCTAG
- a CDS encoding UDP-N-acetylmuramoyl-tripeptide--D-alanyl-D-alanine ligase: MKEISNWSFSEIAQVIEGVAKGEFSALDGVSTDTRKISPGVLFVALQGDNFDGHDFIGKAKEAGAAACVVSREVDTEMPTIVVEDTLVALQKLAHAVFGRARSNGLRSIAITGSNGKTTVKEMIGRLLSEAGLTPHITPGNFNNHIGLPLTILNAPKVIADSVWVLEMGANKFGDISELTEIAPADVRVITSIGAAHLEALGDLDGVRKVKSEIFEFSDRSNFAVVPYDERDRLLLAAFHGRVLNAGLAQSSDFRVAKIQTTQSGQRVEIEGLGHLTAFEMPLPGRHNAANLAISLAAVSALGVEWWRLGNALSNLELPGERLRWESFGHWRVLNDAYNANPTSMEASYEAFLERATEPSVAVIGDMNELGSDAVKLHRQVARGMASRGGVSMLLFVGRHANDMAEAANDAQTDAEVRACADPESAVQILSGLADGTKTWCMFLKASRGARLEKVVELMKQGEADAF, translated from the coding sequence GGGCGAGTTTTCGGCTCTTGATGGAGTGTCCACGGACACCCGAAAGATTTCGCCCGGCGTGCTCTTTGTGGCCTTGCAGGGGGATAATTTTGACGGCCATGACTTCATTGGGAAAGCCAAAGAGGCCGGTGCTGCGGCATGCGTTGTCTCGCGGGAAGTTGACACTGAGATGCCGACTATCGTGGTTGAAGACACCCTGGTCGCGCTCCAGAAACTGGCGCACGCCGTTTTTGGGCGCGCACGTTCAAATGGTCTTCGTTCGATCGCCATCACGGGTTCGAATGGGAAGACGACCGTCAAGGAGATGATCGGTCGACTGCTCTCCGAAGCTGGATTGACGCCGCATATCACACCGGGAAATTTCAACAATCACATCGGACTTCCGCTGACCATTCTCAATGCTCCGAAGGTCATAGCGGATTCGGTTTGGGTATTGGAGATGGGTGCCAACAAATTTGGCGATATCTCGGAGTTGACGGAGATTGCACCCGCCGATGTCCGTGTCATTACTTCTATCGGAGCCGCTCACCTTGAGGCCCTTGGCGATCTCGACGGGGTTCGAAAGGTCAAGTCTGAGATCTTTGAGTTTTCCGACCGTTCGAATTTCGCCGTGGTGCCTTACGATGAGCGCGACCGTTTGCTTCTGGCCGCTTTCCACGGTCGCGTCCTCAACGCAGGGCTCGCCCAGAGTTCGGACTTTCGGGTCGCTAAGATCCAGACGACTCAGTCTGGTCAACGCGTCGAAATCGAAGGACTGGGGCATTTGACCGCTTTTGAGATGCCACTACCGGGCAGGCATAACGCCGCAAATCTGGCTATTTCGCTGGCCGCGGTATCGGCGCTTGGTGTTGAATGGTGGAGACTTGGCAACGCCTTGAGTAACCTTGAGCTTCCGGGGGAAAGGCTTCGTTGGGAGTCCTTTGGTCATTGGAGGGTCTTGAACGATGCCTACAACGCCAATCCGACGAGTATGGAGGCTTCCTACGAAGCGTTTCTTGAGCGAGCGACCGAGCCATCGGTTGCCGTGATTGGGGATATGAATGAGCTTGGGTCCGATGCTGTGAAACTTCATCGTCAGGTGGCCCGTGGCATGGCTTCGCGAGGAGGCGTGAGCATGCTTCTCTTTGTGGGGCGCCATGCAAATGATATGGCCGAGGCCGCGAACGATGCGCAAACAGACGCCGAAGTCAGAGCGTGTGCCGACCCCGAAAGTGCAGTTCAAATTCTATCGGGCTTAGCCGATGGAACCAAAACTTGGTGTATGTTTTTAAAGGCGAGCAGAGGGGCGAGGCTTGAAAAGGTTGTGGAGTTGATGAAACAGGGAGAAGCTGATGCTTTTTGA
- the murG gene encoding undecaprenyldiphospho-muramoylpentapeptide beta-N-acetylglucosaminyltransferase, with amino-acid sequence MSKRVVIAGGGTGGHLFPGVALVESLSELDPSLEFAFVGAKRGIEARVIPSLGYDLRLLDVKPLKNGGVSGAVKGALSLPMSGLQALSFLNELKPDVVIAVGGYAAGPFTAMTSVKGVKTALMEQNAVPGLTNQWLGKLVDRAFLSFDSTRSYFPKAECSVLGNPIRKTILERSEGFKYRKPDAGDFRILVIGGSGGARSINVGLPKALMQLPDELRQRVVVKHQVGKGRLDSARAAYETVDFRHELIEFVDDMAQAYSNADLLICRAGMSTIAEVTALGIPALYVPLETADGHQLANATEIVEAGGGMVVRDGEIADARVARLLTGVMQNPESLVNLAAGAKKCGRPDAGLEVAREVLAWIS; translated from the coding sequence ATGAGTAAACGCGTTGTGATAGCTGGCGGGGGAACAGGCGGGCATCTCTTCCCAGGCGTTGCCCTTGTGGAGAGCCTTTCCGAGCTCGACCCCAGCCTCGAGTTTGCGTTTGTTGGGGCTAAACGAGGAATTGAGGCTCGGGTCATTCCGAGCTTGGGTTACGACTTGAGGCTTTTGGACGTCAAGCCGTTGAAAAACGGTGGTGTGAGTGGCGCCGTCAAGGGCGCATTGAGTCTTCCCATGTCGGGCTTGCAGGCCCTTTCATTCTTGAACGAACTAAAGCCTGATGTGGTGATCGCGGTCGGGGGCTACGCAGCGGGTCCGTTTACCGCCATGACTTCGGTTAAGGGCGTCAAGACTGCGCTTATGGAGCAGAATGCGGTGCCTGGCCTGACTAATCAGTGGCTAGGGAAACTCGTGGACCGCGCGTTTCTATCGTTTGACTCCACACGCAGCTACTTTCCCAAAGCCGAATGTAGCGTGCTTGGTAATCCGATCCGAAAGACCATTTTGGAGCGATCAGAAGGCTTCAAATATCGAAAGCCAGATGCCGGGGATTTTAGGATTCTTGTGATCGGGGGCAGTGGAGGAGCGCGAAGCATCAATGTCGGGCTTCCTAAAGCGCTTATGCAGCTTCCGGATGAACTGCGTCAGCGCGTGGTGGTCAAGCACCAGGTAGGAAAGGGGCGCTTAGATTCGGCGCGGGCTGCCTACGAGACGGTAGATTTTAGGCACGAACTCATCGAGTTTGTGGATGATATGGCTCAGGCCTATTCAAACGCTGATTTGCTGATTTGCCGAGCAGGCATGAGCACCATTGCGGAGGTAACAGCGCTTGGGATTCCGGCTCTCTACGTTCCACTTGAAACAGCCGACGGGCATCAGCTCGCGAACGCAACGGAGATCGTTGAAGCGGGTGGAGGCATGGTGGTGCGTGACGGAGAGATTGCTGACGCGAGAGTGGCTCGTCTGCTCACCGGGGTGATGCAAAATCCCGAGTCTTTGGTGAATCTTGCGGCGGGTGCTAAGAAATGCGGACGACCAGACGCAGGGCTTGAAGTAGCACGTGAAGTTCTTGCTTGGATAAGTTGA